The Alligator mississippiensis isolate rAllMis1 chromosome 14, rAllMis1, whole genome shotgun sequence DNA segment TCTCTAGGAGCTGCGCATCATTTCCTGTTCCCATGAGTTCCACCGAGAGTGTGTCgacccctggctgcagcagcaccacaccTGTCCACTCTGCATGTTCAACATCCTCGGTAGGACTCTATAGGGGCAGGAGGCCAGCAGAAGCATGCTACCCAGGAAAAGGGATTCCCAGCATGAAAGGAGATGGGTGGAGAGGGTGTGAGGAGTGTatgtggcagtgtgtgtgtgtgtgtgtacctgggAGAGTTTGCGTGCATGAGGACACACTGCGAGAGATACAGTGGGTGTGAaccagcatcagcagcagtgcATACCTCCAGCTCATGCACAGGTTAGCATCTGGGCATCAGAGAAGGGCTGCTGGGCACTGGCTGAGAGCAGTGGGAATGTGTTACCAGATGCTGCGGTGACTAAGGAAACCAGGACTGAGAATACTTCCCAAGCACTGAGtgaggggtgcagggcagcagggaggattTGCCAGGCCCTGGGTTTGAGGGGTGGAACAGTTGAGAGACTTCCAGGTGTTGCAGGAAACCAGGCGCTGGGAGGCAGGTGTGCTGAGAGAACACTTTGAGTATGTGCCCCTTCTCTCCTTGCTAGACAGGAACCCGCTTGCTCAGCCCATGCATTCCAGCCAGAACCCCCGGGACCTGGAGCTTGGACAGCGCCTCCACCTCTTCCGGCAGCATCCAGGACGTACCCTTTATCACTTCCCACAGGTCTATGCCCAGAGCCCCAGAAGCTTTTCTTCACAGCTTTCCCATGGCAGCCCCTTTTTCCATTCCCCAGAGCTCTCCCAGCTGGATTTTAACACCGTGCACTACATGCCATACAGGCCAGCAGGCCCCATGCCCACATGCAGCCATCAGCCCCCACTGGCCCAAAGTCTTCTCATCCAGCAGCACCGCAAGCCTCCAGCATGTGGGCAGACACCGTCTTCTCACAGGACTTGTCCCCTTCAGCACCAGTCCTCTTGTCTGGGGCTCAGGACTCCCCTCACACCAAAGCAGCACCATGCTACTGCTCTTCGTTGGGGGGCCAGTCACGGGAGGCATCAAAACAGCAGTGGCTCAGGAGAGAGCTACCTCACTGAGCACAGTGGCTATCTGGCAGATGGTCCAGGCAGTGACTCCAGCTCGGGGCCCTGTCATGGTTCCTCCAGTGACTCTATGTTGAACTGCACAGATGTCAGCCTCCAGGGCATCCATGGCAGCTGTTCTACCTTCCGCAGCTCCCTGAGCAGTGACTATGACCCTTTAGTGTATTGCAGCTCTGAAGGACCGACCACTGaccatggccaggaccagccaCAGCCTCCAAGAGAGCCAAGGCCGAGGTCGTTGGACTTTATAGTGACTGgcagtgctgccctggcccagcctcagATACTTAGCCATATCCATTATCACCACCACAGACACCATCACTACAGGAAGGACCTGGAATGTCCATCTGGGAGACCAGGCCAGGACTCTGGCCAGCGCAAGTCCAGATATTCTGGGGCCAAAATGGGTTTGCAGAGTGCTCAGAtacaaaaaaaggctgagaaagtTCGTCACTGCCCACAGCATCTTGAAAGCATCTCTTTACCTCAGGATGCACCTCTTTCAGGACAGCCTTCCTGTCTGCAGCAAAGACATAACCCCTCAAAAACCCCTTCCTTGTCTGCAGACCAGTCTGACTTCAGCAAGGTAGCTGTCAGACCAGTTGGAGCAGCTGGTTCATTGCCTTTCCAGCTGTCCCAGAAATACAGCTTACAAAGTCGTcatcacagaaggaaaaagaagtgcCACCTGGAGCCTTCCCTGGCTCACCTGCCAGAGGACTCAGACATGCACAAAGCCTGTAATGTTCACATTCACTGTGGTCAACCCTCTGGTTATAGCTGCTCCCAAGAAGTTCAGCCACTCATGTCAAGTGCTCCTTTGCCCTATTCCTCAGGCTCTCAGGTGGTTTGGAAGTGCCTAGTCCCACACTCAAACTCAgaaccccagcagcagagacAAGGACTATCAGAACAGGAGAGCAAGCCCATATTTCCAGGTGATTTCTCAGGGACAGGCACAACAGAAGACAACACAGGTCTCTACCTTCACTGCCAAACTCTGCAACACAATCAGGGTAAGTCCGTTACTTCTGCGGTTAGTTAACCTCCGAATGGTAAACTGGAGTAATGTACGGAAACACTTGTGTGTACCATAATGCACCAGGTATTGCTCCCAAACCACTGACAACAACTGAAACTAGGTGCGTTTCAAAGCTTCAGCATCATTCATCCAGCTGTGATTCATAAGTCTCCTCTGTTTTACAAATCTGACAGAAGTACCTGAGCTTTTGGAAACTGAAACCAaaaaaattcaaattagaaagaaggttcatatttttaaataggaGGATATTTGAGCTTAGAACAGACTGCcaagggaagggctgcagcctcCATTTCTTGATTTCTTTAGATAAAGACTTGGCATCCCACTTTCCAACTACAGCTAGACACAATTTATGTTTTTCAGTTGCTTTAGTCAAACATGAATTAGTGGGTTTAATTCAGGGGAGATTGTGATGTTTTCTAGAGGTCAAACTACATGCACTAATGGTCCATCTGGCTTGAATACATTCCTCTTACCTACCTCTTATGTACCTTGAACACGTTTTTAACCTAACCATTCTGTGTTGGGGTTTCTTTCTGGAGTCTCCCTGCTGACGCTGCCCAATGCCCACTTGGTATATGTTAGTCATTCCATTATTTGAGGTGGTACCAATACAGAAAGACTGAAATTTTCCAaggggcctcagcagggcctgTGTGCCTCACTCTCATAGACACCTATGAAGCTCCCAGTTCTATAGTCCAGTGTTATACACCTGATAGTTATGCTGCGTGTCCTGCTCTTGGACTGTTATCCTCCTTGGACTGTGGATTCTTCTCATCCCTCCTGGCTTTCATTCCTAACTCTGAAACTGACTCAGAGtatggccttgggcaagtcatttgtTTTTAGGGGGCAAGTAAGGATTCTGGTATTTAACTCTAGATGCTCACATTATGAAATGCTGCCTTAAACTGTCTAGTTCTCAGTTTGCCCATCTGTGAAGTGGCAACAATAATAGCTTCCTTCTTATTGCAAAATGACAGGTCTCCACACAGATAGGGACCACATCAGCCTCCCAGCTTCTGCCTCTTTGGGCAGGAGAGCAATACCcaaacacaaacagcagcagctttcTGTGGTTCTTCTAGAATTTCAGGCAATTTAGCAAGTATTCAGGTGCCTGATGATGCAAGGTAGGGCTTAAGGCGATTCTGTGCTTCTGTCAGTAACCGTGAGCTGATACCATAGCCCCTGCCTTCTTTTTTGGTCCCTTAGCTTAACTGGACAGATGCACATTTTTAATCTGCTTTACCCCAGCAAAGCCCAGTCactcttttgttcttttcttggCTTCCCTAATTGGTCAATGGCTTGCTGAGCTGTAAACAACACCCAGCTCTTTCACCAGAGCTATAGCCCTTGTCTGGCTTCCAAAAGGGAGATCTTTGTACACACAGGCTGAAGCTATATTGGCCTTTTTATgaaatcagtgggcacatctacatgtgggcTTTAATGCCCAATAGACTattatactgtgcattaaagATTCACATAAAAAAACCATGACAGTACACTAATGTggagtaaaatagtctactgcacataaagtgtcactaaaaaatgTGTGCAAATGCACTGCTGCACCTTGTGTGCATCCTAATgctcattaatttagtacctcaaggcgtctttacatatgctccaggtgtaagggagggtgctttaattagagcctctttgagagccgctctaattaaagtgcctgaagcatctcatgtatcagtacccctgcacttcaaaatggtgactgGGGTGCTTTATCTAGAGTTAATCAAACgtgctttagataaagcaccccctaccaccattctgaagtgcagggacacggatacatgagatgcagaggctcgCAGGAGCACGGCCCTCCAGCAGattcagttaatcgagtctgctccgacacgctggaaTTAGTGTCTGAGTAGCCTCCGCAGTCATATACAGCCGCcttcacactggaggtactaaatttaatgtgcattaatgtgatCCATTCCAGAATGCTGAAAGAAAGACAAATGAAATAGCCATTCCTGTAGCATGGCTCCTCAGTGGAGCTGTAAATTTGGAAATAATATCCTTGGATGGGAGAACAGTAAATATGTGCTGATGTCAaaagaaagtggggggaaaatGAACCAGGCAATTACAGGCATGTTTCTTAACTTAATTAATTTTGCAAGATTTTAGAACAGATATTGAAGGACAGAGTAATCCAGGATATGGAGGTAATCAGAAAACTGCATATAATGCAACAAATATCCAgattgtagccgtattggtctagaggcaaaaaggaattggaacttgtggcagaggtgacaTTTTTTATTAACTAGACAAgttgaaatatttttgcaaattatgtcttatttgcaagcttttgggcacaggcagccttcttcaggcatagcagagaagaaagattgtaaaagttctcctagatatgaattttcatttctatttcacaggagagctgagatgtggtaaaatctcctgctTGGAATAGTTCCCTTTGTGCAGATTAGGTACAGAGAAGTTGGAACCGTCTTTAACTCAAAGTtgtctggtggcaagcaggatgtagaatcATATTTCACAGATGAGTGGGAAGATGGAAgtctcttctgggcaggaatgtTCTTTGAGGATATAATGCAACATGGTTTTATCCAAGTAAAGTTGTGACAGACCAATTTAATAGCCTATGATGAGATAACCAACATAGGTAAGTagcaggcagggtagatttgcatcttatagaatAACCAAATGAGAATGTACCACAAGCTTTTGAGAGAttaagctcacttcatcagatactgtgaaaggatATGCAAAAAGTAGAGTACAAGAAGGAGGAAgcaattagaatacaaaagacaagggagaggaaaaagACAAGCATTAAACACATAGGAACAAAGGAATCACCAAAGCTAACCCATGTGATGAGATAAGAATCCATGTtcaaaccatacttaacacaaccCAATCTATGGATGATTTAATGTTCTGCAGTTTCCCATTAAAATCTGTTTTAAGATTGCTGTCTGAGAACAGCCACCCTCAGGTCAGCAATgcaatgtccagggaggttaaactGTTGTGCCATAGGCTTGGACAAGGACAGCAGGGTCCTTCTCATTGTCACCTACAACTGCTGGCTTGAACACCTTAAACatatcattaatgacctccaacccctccggGAAAAAGGATGATAGT contains these protein-coding regions:
- the RNF43 gene encoding E3 ubiquitin-protein ligase RNF43; this translates as MSAGPQLQLAVLWPWLLMATLQVGLGHTGLAVAAAVESERSAAQKAIIRVIPLKVEPITLEGVFANVAEVTPAEGKLLQFHPLSLCNTSEDEHTESGFITIVKLERPDRDLHPCLSLANKAKLAGERGARAILFDITDDKTAADQLRKPRGLSQPVVLIWGHDAELLMGVVNKNREAHVKIEVKEPPAWPDYDVWILLTVVSTVIVIVLIFVIRTKCHFNRTQDSLQQQTMQAISQLATRTYPVRCRRAPLWDSASSCSSAPVCAICLEEFSEGQELRIISCSHEFHRECVDPWLQQHHTCPLCMFNILDRNPLAQPMHSSQNPRDLELGQRLHLFRQHPGRTLYHFPQVYAQSPRSFSSQLSHGSPFFHSPELSQLDFNTVHYMPYRPAGPMPTCSHQPPLAQSLLIQQHRKPPACGQTPSSHRTCPLQHQSSCLGLRTPLTPKQHHATALRWGASHGRHQNSSGSGESYLTEHSGYLADGPGSDSSSGPCHGSSSDSMLNCTDVSLQGIHGSCSTFRSSLSSDYDPLVYCSSEGPTTDHGQDQPQPPREPRPRSLDFIVTGSAALAQPQILSHIHYHHHRHHHYRKDLECPSGRPGQDSGQRKSRYSGAKMGLQSAQIQKKAEKVRHCPQHLESISLPQDAPLSGQPSCLQQRHNPSKTPSLSADQSDFSKVAVRPVGAAGSLPFQLSQKYSLQSRHHRRKKKCHLEPSLAHLPEDSDMHKACNVHIHCGQPSGYSCSQEVQPLMSSAPLPYSSGSQVVWKCLVPHSNSEPQQQRQGLSEQESKPIFPGDFSGTGTTEDNTGLYLHCQTLQHNQGSEEGIQDMYEHSV